The DNA region CTGCGCCACGTTTCGATCGTTCCTCGGGTGAGGGAGAGTCTCACAAACACCAGTCTGGCTGGATGAGTTATACGGCCCTGTTTGTTCATCGCGGTTTATGCAAATTTGGCTTATGTGTTGGGCTCTGAATGACTTCAAGaaaattaaacatgttttgGGAAAGTCCtgtaatattattttattttttttaaagacttgAAGTAAATTTCTCTCATGTTTCTCCCcacttcaattttcgacaatgattttaaaaattttgaaacaaaaagtatcacaaaatgtcgTGTTTCACGTCTTTTCATCCGAAAGTTTCGCGTCTTCGTGCAATATGTTGCCTcaataatcaaaatttgtaaaagctTTAATGTGCCCATTTTgaatataaattcaaaataaacgttaacagagttgtaaaaatatctaacTTTAGTTCTCAGAGACTTGTCATGTCCGTAATCTCATCTCCTTTTTCACTGCCTTTCTTTCTGTCGCGCAATTATCAGCAAATAAAATTGTCGGTCTTGATCTCGAGTTTACACACTCCCATGTGCCattctctttttctctctcattccgaCATTCCCAACCATCCCGCTCAATAGGGCGTAGCCACAAAAGCCACCACAAAACTTTCCCGGTGAGTGTGCGTGCACGAGGAAAAGAgaaggagtgatagaaaaaGAATGCTCTTGCTGGCAAACACGAGATAAAAGAAGATAATTCAAAAGCTTTATGACGGTCACTATCCTTTCTGATGTTTGGTGAAGTTtatcatcaaatgatagtttttccTATCACTCATTTACAAAACTGAATGTTACACAATGCATTCTAAACATTTTACAGTTTTGTTTTTCAAGTTATCAGGGAGTGAATTTAAACAACATTTCTTTAACGGAAATCTTTCCTTGTGTTTGAATTTTGTCATTCATTTTTGGTTGAAACATAGCTTTATCTTGTTTGTTTTATACGTTTGAATTTCAAGCAAAGTTCtgactttttatcaattttacctaaaatttatacgtattttgttaaaaagcttataaacttagctaactaaatattaatattaatgtTTACTTAAAAACTATtccagcaaccttagtgatggtaagttttaagttaaaataaagtttgaagacCTTATATCCGATTTAACAagacaaactatgactatcaaagtcaccccagaattcattttttttattgtagccatttgtttaaaagttattaaaaaaaactaataagagctaattctatgattttgagcttgaaaaacaaaacaaaaatatcccgggatcccgggaattcccgggattcttaaaatatttttcccgtttccggggaaattcaaaacccgggaaaattgaacgcaatataaaaattaaaaaaagcattaGAGTGTAAACACTCCAaggtaataaaataattaaagacTAAAAAGTTTGGATCAACAAAATCCTTtctataaaaattaatttatgttTGCACGTTATTATCTGGAATGTCTAATATTTGCCTCTATATAAGTTGAGAATGTGCAAACAAACTCGGTGTTGTGACTAGCAACACTGGTTCGACGAAATAATTAAGCATAACTTAACTTTGTTGGTTTATATACGAAATACTAAAAAGGAAAAAGGTTAAcaaatgaatttaatttatttaactcCAAACTGTTTTTTAAGGTAACATTGATGTCGACCGTGAAGAAAAAACCTATGTTTAATTTATAaatggtttatttaaaaaacgtaTCTGAACAACTCCGTTACCACTCACTCCTGCGGCTCGTACACCTGCCCGATAAAGATCGGATACCGTTCCTGCTTGTCCACGATCATAAGCGCGAACGGCTGGTCCACGTCAAACTTGACGTCCCGGAACTGGGGCGTAATGCTGAGCGTCACGATCGACAGCGACGCCACCGAGGTCGCCTTCGTCCCGAACTCGTCCACACTCAGGTAGGACCGTTGAGTAACGTCCGAAACGAGGGTGGCATCCCTGCTAAGGTACGGCAGAGCGTCCTTGTCGTTGAAGATCGCGTTGACGCCCAGCGATTGGAGGGCCGGGATTAGGGAGACCGAATCGGTGAGGGTGAACCTGGGCAGACGAAGGTTCACCTTGGTGTTGATGTAAGGAACGTGAAGTTCTGCCATGATGGAGGCCAGGTCGTACGGCTGGAGTTGACGGAGGGCCTCCTGAAGCCTGTGGGGTTGAAGCGGTAGGAATACCAGCATGGCGAGGTTGTCTCCCTCGTAGGGAAGTTCCACCCAACGGAGACCGTTTCCGTCGGCGAATTGTTTTTCGCCGTAGCGTAGTTTGTTCAGCTGGAACATGCTGTTGATGGAGATCTTACGGTTGGGAGTCGCCTGGAACGTGCTCGGTTCGGTTTTGATAAAGGTGTACTTCCACTTGCCCTTGAAGAAGATGGAGTTTGCCAAAACCATTCGCGTGTAGGCGTTTACGGATCCTTAAATGTGTGAGAAGATGTTAGTAATTGGTGGGTACGGCTTGAAGGTTTCTGATCCTACCTGGATTCAGAATCTCGTTGATAAGTCGGTGTGTCTTTTCGGAAACCCAATTGTTGGCTTGACGAGCTGCTTGCGCCGGGTGGCTGAAGTCTACGGGGATGACGTCGACGTCACGCAGTTTGAGTGCTTGATGGTAAGTCTGGTTCACTTTTGAGTCCCGGGCAAAGAAGTTGGCCGCAGCCGTTTCAATCGTGTTCACTGTCGATTTGGATATTCTGTCCAGGGATTTGATGAGCCTAGCTAGTTGTTCCGGATATAACCGAATGGCGCGGAATAACTCAGAACGGGCTGCAAGACTGGCAACTTCTATGAGGTTGGAGAGAAGTTGCTGTGGTTGAAGAGGACTTATCACGGAGTCCCCTTGAACATTTAGTGACTGTAAAGAAAACATTTAGTGAAGGCCTTAAACGGcttaaaatgtcaaaacctcACCTTAAACAAATTAAGCGCAAACTCCATAGCTTGGTATCCAACGGTATCAACCAGTACGGCTGGTGGCACATCTTCGTAATCGTTGTCCTCCAACGGCTGAGGCCGTCGAACTGGTCCCTGCATCTGTAATGGCTTCTGGACTACAGGTCTGGGCGTAACCTGACTAAGCTGTTGAGCAACCTGCCGTTGGGTTGACCGGACCTGCTGTTCCGAATCTTCCGTGGGGAACATAATGGCGTCCGGTCCAAATCGGCTGGATATGGCAATAGTCTCACCGCAATCGTTGGGCGAGAAGAAGTAACCATTATCTGAGGGGCACAAGAACATGTTGGGCCTTTCTCGGGCAACCTGGTTGACGTAGTTGCAGCAGCCCACCGGGTCCCGGTGCTGAGTGGCGGTGCAGATGGTTTGGAACGCTTGCCATACGCCGTATGCTGGAAGAAGAGATATTAAGAACTTTTTAAGTTACAGGGTTTCACtcaaataaaatattacttACAGCTTGCTTTATTGTCTGCTGAACAAAATCGGTCTAAAATGTTTCTGGGGCTTTCTGCATAGCCGAGAATGGCCATTGTCGCCAATAAAGCTGTATTAAATAAGTAAATAGAGCAGTACATTATTATTTATCTTCAAGAAAAGTTGATcatcactttaaaataataattattatttgcaATTTACAAATAACTCCTCATAAACCAATCAGCCCAAGCCATTCGTACCCGTCTTGATGGAAGTTTtgtaatttaagatttaagcaTTGTTAACTTTCGAGATCAACGTAAATATACTTCTTAAatgtatttcaatatttttttatgtttataattGAAGAAGTTAATAAACGTTTTAAACAAAGGTGCACGTGTTTGTTATGATAGAAAAATTACAAATCTGATATTATTAGCATAGCATCGAAAGCTTCCAAAAAACATCTCTTCCTGCAAACCGAATCCGCAATAAAGGCGCGCCAGTTTgaccggtttaaaaaaaaaaacgttttgggAATTCCCCGAAGACGATTGGTGTTACGGTACAGCTACATCCAATGATCCTGCAGGCTTAATCAtcgaacaagaagaagaaatctgGAAAGTTTTTTGATAAGAACGGCAAAATCCGTTCGTGCTGCCGAGTTTGATACAGATTTGTGCCATAAAAGTGTGACTTCATTATATGGAAGCTTTACTCAAAACAGGTTTTGAAGATGGACTCAGGGTTGTTTTTGTTGCAGCAAATTATGAGTAGGTGACAAACCCTTCTGGAATTTTGCAATCTGAATCGTTTCACTTAATTTTACGCAGAGTGGACACTTTACCAACTACAAGCTTGTACATGATGAGCAGCTAATCCAGCGATCCAGCGTGTCCGACGGTATCAATCCAGTTTGTTTATCAACCCTGAACTTCGCACCAGAAGGGTTTCCCCAACAACTCGACACCCGTTTCGCGTTCAACTCGAGGTGATAATTGACTAACGATTGTACTTGAGGCGTACTACTACCGAGATGTCCATGGATGGATGGACGACAGACACCCAACTTGGACGATACCGTACCGAAGACTGACCGGGGTGAAGATTTCTAGACCGCCTAAGCTAATATGAGACAACACAAACTCTGAGAGATATTCGAGCGAGATGACGAGGATGAGACACCATCGTGGTCGAAAGCcggtttttttgctgtgaacttGTTGTTGCCGCTTGATGGTGGTGCTCCACCTACCTTGCCTACCTGGCTTCATAGCtgaaaggaaataaaaataagcATCGTCTATTGGAGGAACACATTTGTGACAGATGTGGAGAGTTCTATGCTGGCGAAGATCGGAATTAACGAaggaaaattatgcaaattattaGTAGTTTTGTAGAAAGGATCAACTTGGACCGATGAATCTCTAAAATTTAGCATAAAAGACCATTATAAAATggttaataacaaaaaatattttttgttgcaaacaattaattaaaacgttcaagcatttttctccaaacaaaaaaaaaaatatggaaagaaATCTGCAAATAACATACCTTCGAATGACGGTGCATATTTTAAACCTGTTTTCGCtttgtatttcttttttttccattgAGATTTTATTTCTAgattatttgcagttttttggaTGTGGTTTCATTATACACATTGATAGTTTACTACCAAGACAGGATATGAAAatatttgcttttaaaaaacaaCCGTTCTAAGTACAGAATgttatattttagaaattttacacacatttttcttttAATAACAATACATAACCCCAAAATTATAAGATGCTACACAATTATTTTGTTGCAtcgaaataaatgtttttaggATTCAAccttaaaacatacaaaatcttTCTTTGGAGCTTTATGGTCAATTACGTTTATTTATATTGAGAACCGGAAAGTAAAAAGGGAAACCATTTTAGCACTATATATAATGTGAGCATCATGGAAAACAAAGTTCATTTCATACGATGAATACAATTTTAGTCTATATGTTTCATTTAGAAGATTTTACACATTAATGTCTCACGGTGTAATACTAAAAGGCATtgcccacgtttttaaatacctgagcaaaaaaatcagaaagtctttgttttccatacattttttggcCTTTTTGCAGGTTGCTACCATAACTGTAACAACCGTCACAAAATTTTTAACCTAGATATtttaaaacgtgggttttattgAAACCttgatgtttgggtatcaaaagatcggaaattttatgccctttccgatggcacggcggattttccgacgacgcaattccgggttggtacgacatttcaacaaaaaatcaattctttcgatacaaagacccccaaaacggtgttgtatccactccaaaatgtttatttagcaattttatggtaatataccgctattccccacgaaaacagcatgattcgaaaaaaaaaattctccgatcgggctcgaaatttttctgggggttccttggccgaattaattagatccgtatttttttgtctGGCCATTTGGGTGAcgtacgccgtgttagggtggtccgaaaaatgacaattttcgtcgattttcgcaaaaaccacttttttttaaattctatctTCACgccattttatccgattttagctgtcctagacgcaaaagaaaggtgattagtttggctatttgcgaaaaatagtaagaagtttcaaaaatctagcttaacatttgaaaaggtcgtatgaaaacttaaaatgctgttttgaaggtctcggtaCCAAAGGGCCtatgcctgaaaatatttttatcggattcctcggaaaatttcacataatatatcaaaaaatggtgaagttatgttttcaatactctgagataaggttttttgaaaataaaaactgggtttttcgacacgccacgcgcaaaaatgggaaaattacgaaaacgggaaaaaatcgacgtttttcactaaaactgcgataacttgaaaacttcaacgatgacctatacatgttatggtaccaaaatttttgtaattgaaatacgcaacttttggtaccttaacatgtataggtcatcgctgaaattttcaagttatcgcagttttagtgaaaaaagtcgtttattcccgttttcgtcattttcctagTTTTGGGCGTaacgcgtcgaaaaccccagtttttactttcaaaaaatcgtatcttagagtattgaaaacataacttcaccattttttgacatgttatgtgaaattttccgaggaatccgataaaaatattttcagacataggctctctggtaccgagaccttcaaaacagcattttaagttttcatacgacctttttaaatgttaagctagatttttgaaacttcttactatttttcccaaatagccaaactaatcaccctTCTTTTGCGCCTAgcacagctaaaatcggttggaatggtgcggagttatgattttttgaaaaatgtgttttttttttgcaaaaatcgacgaaaattgccatttttcggaccaacctAACACGGCGTACGTGGGGTCGGGTCAATCGGCAGAAAACCGAACGGCAGAATGCCGAATGGCAGAATGCCAAATGGCAGAAATTTCAATCGGCAGAAAAATAAATGGCCGAATGATaaatggcagaaaaggtcaaatggcagaatataatatggcagaaaaggtcaatCGGCAGAAAGGGTCAATGAGCAGAAAATTAAGAAGCCGAAAAATCAAAtggcagaaaaatcaaaaggcagaaaaattaaaaagcagaaaagttaaatggcagaacgttaataagcagaaaaattaattggcagaaaattaattagcagaaaattaaatggcagaaagttgatcagcagaaaaaataaatagcagaaaattaaatggcagaaaattaaacggcagaatagttagttggcagaatagttatatggcagaatagtcaaatggcagaacagccaaatggcagaataatcaAATGGCGGAATAATTAATTAGCAGAAGAgttgaatggcagaatagttaaatagcagaatgtcaaatggcagaataaataattcacaggagagttgaatggcagaatagtccaatggcagaacagtcaaatggcagaatagtcaaacggcagaatagtccaatggcagaacagtcaaatggcagaatagtcaaacggcagaatagtcaaatggcagaattcaCTTGATTTAATATTAATAGTACGTTCATTTGAAGTGctggtgcggcactgagtgccgcactcgtcggtgccagttttgattcaatcgaacgtcatttgtcagtgtgcgtggaactcgcatgaaactgaaaaaatatcgagtgcggcactagagtttcagttccaagatggcagcgaaactcgtgcggaactagcacgAGTTTTTCCAAAGAAACACTTAGCTTATATTGTAACTTCAGTGTTTATTCAACATAAACAGTTTATCAAACAGTTCATGcaataaaagtgagcaattctctaccaaaaccggaaatggattttatttgtattttttgatttggctcaaactttgtgggggccttccctatgaccaaataagctattttgtgtcattggttcacccatacaagtctccatacaattttggctgctgtccatacaaaaatggtatgtaaatattcaaacagctgtaacttttgagtgaattttctgatcaatttggtgtcttcggcaaagttgtaggtattgttgaggacaattgagaaaaaatatgcacacggaaaaaaaatttgcagatttttttatcaacttttttttcactaaaactcaatttcccaaaatacgtattttttgattttcgagattttttgatatgttttaggggactaaaatccgcaacttttgagctatagagaaacatggtcaaaaaatctgccgccaagttatgaatttttgaaaaatagtgatttttggaaaaaaaaccaaatttcatgtaaaaactaatttgaagttattttttaatgcaaaattgaatttgcaatcgaaaagtactttacaattttttgataaaggacttcgttttcaagatatagccaccgaaagtttgattttagcaaaatatttgcagtttttcgatttttaaaaatagtgaccatgagcgaccatttctaaaaatatttttttttgaaaagttcagaaaatttgctataaaattgtctaagagacattgaagattggacctcgggttgctgagatacagccgctttaagaaaaagaaacacgaaaattgaagttttctaagtctcaccaaaacaacccaccattttctaatgtcgatatctcagcaactaatggtccgattttcaatgttaatacatgaaacattcgttaaattttccgatcttttcgaaaaaaatattttggaaacaattaaatcaagactaacatttaaaatgggcgtaatattcaatttcacgaatgtttcatgtattaacattgaaaattggaccattagttgctgagatatcgacattagaaaatggtgggttgttttggtgagacatagaaaacttcaattttcgtgtttctttttcttaaagcagctgtatctcagcaacccgaggtccaatcttcaatgtctcttagacaattttatagcaaattttctgaacttttcaaaaaaaaatatttttagaaatggtcgctcatggtcactatttttaaaaaattaaaaacataacttggcggcagattttttgaccatgtttctctatagctcaaaagttgcggattttagtcccctaaaacatatcaaaaaatctcgaaaatcaaaaaatacgtattttgggaaattgagttttagtgaaaaaaaagttgataaaaaaatctgcaaattttttttccgtgtgcatattttttctcaattgtcctcaacaatacctacaactttgccgaagacaccaaattgatcagaaaattcactcaaaagttacagctgtttgaatatttacataccatttttgtatggacagcagccaaaattgtatggagacttgtatgggtgaaccaatgacacaaaatagcttatttggtcatagggaaggcccccacaaagtttgagccaaatcaaaaaatacaaataaaatccatttccggttttggtagagaattgctcacttttattgCATGAACTGTTTGATAAACTGTTTATGTTGAATAAACACTGAAGTTACAATATAAGCTAAGTGTTTCTTTGGAAAAACTcgtgctagttccgcacgagtttcgctgccatcttggaactgaaactctagtgccgcactcgatatttttcagtttcatgcgagttccacgcacactgacaaatgacgttcgattgaatcaaaactggcaccgacgagtgcggcactcagtgccgcaccagCACTTCAAATGAACGTACTATTAATATTAAATCAAGtgaattctgccatttgactattctgccgtttgactattctgccatttgactgttctgccattggactattctgccgtttgactattctgccatttgactgttctgccattggactattctgccattcaactctcctgtgaattatttattctgccatttgacattctgctatttaactattctgccattcaacTCTTCTGCTAATTAATTATTCCGCCATTtgattattctgccatttggctgttctgccatttgactattctgccatttaactattctgccaactaactattctgccgttaaattttctgccatttaattttctgctatttattttttctgctgatcaactttctgccatttaattttctgctaattaattttctgccaattaatttttctgcttattaacgttctgccatttaacttttctgctttttaatttttctgccttttgatttttctgccttttgatttttcggCTCTTTGACTTATTCTGCCAATTAATTTTCTgccttttaattttctgctgatTGACCTTTTCCGCCATTtaatattctgccatttgacctaTTCTGCTATTTGTCCTTTCTGCCATGTGATTTTCTGCCATTTGGCATTCTGCCATTCGACATTCTGCCGATCGGTTTTCTGCCGATTGACCCGACCCCGGCGTACGTTaccctaatggtcaaacaaaaaatacgggccgaacaaaaaaattggccaaggaaccccggaatttttttttcaagaatcacccccaacaaggtagatccgaaacagatgcgtctaccctaagttacaatgaaaaaggcatttccaacttttttccaAGGTTTCCAAGAGCcggtgaagttgcatttccaactttttgaccccgttggtgctacaagagatcatgtttcaaaatatttcaaatcatcTAATAATtcgtgtaaaaatatttttttatcaagattTCTTGTTTTACGaaatcaaattcaaactaaaaaaaaaaactttgcaaaatcaATGAGTTCGAAATTTTAtagtttaattcaaataaaaagcGTGAGTTGCCAgtattttaaacgtttttttttttgctatgaaTATCAGTTGCATGAGAATTCAAGTTTTTCCTATCAATCTGCAAAAAATAACATGAAGAGCTAAACGCTTTTTCATTACGATAAACTTtgccaaaaattaataaaaatctttCAACTCATATAAATTATGAAGATGTGTGCCAAATCATCAAATATTTATaacgatttaaaatttattaacctCTTCATTTTCCATTTGTCCATTTGTGAAtggaacataaaatttgaa from Culex quinquefasciatus strain JHB chromosome 3, VPISU_Cqui_1.0_pri_paternal, whole genome shotgun sequence includes:
- the LOC6050656 gene encoding antichymotrypsin-2, with product MYKLVVALLATMAILGYAESPRNILDRFCSADNKASSYGVWQAFQTICTATQHRDPVGCCNYVNQVARERPNMFLCPSDNGYFFSPNDCGETIAISSRFGPDAIMFPTEDSEQQVRSTQRQVAQQLSQVTPRPVVQKPLQMQGPVRRPQPLEDNDYEDVPPAVLVDTVGYQAMEFALNLFKSLNVQGDSVISPLQPQQLLSNLIEVASLAARSELFRAIRLYPEQLARLIKSLDRISKSTVNTIETAAANFFARDSKVNQTYHQALKLRDVDVIPVDFSHPAQAARQANNWVSEKTHRLINEILNPGSVNAYTRMVLANSIFFKGKWKYTFIKTEPSTFQATPNRKISINSMFQLNKLRYGEKQFADGNGLRWVELPYEGDNLAMLVFLPLQPHRLQEALRQLQPYDLASIMAELHVPYINTKVNLRLPRFTLTDSVSLIPALQSLGVNAIFNDKDALPYLSRDATLVSDVTQRSYLSVDEFGTKATSVASLSIVTLSITPQFRDVKFDVDQPFALMIVDKQERYPIFIGQVYEPQE